The nucleotide sequence AACCACCAACGCATTCGATAGTCGAATGTCTTCTGGATGGCCAAGTCGTATTCAGCATCCCAAATGAAGTTAACTGGAACAAAGAAACGTTAAAATTAATTCAGCAAGATAGAGGATATAAACTAGTTAAAAAGGtttgaaagagaaacaatgaaaGTAATTACCGCCCATTTCTCAAACCAGCGCTGCTTGGTCTCAGCAAGGATCTTCATATAGCTGGGTCAGGGTTGGTCGTACATCAGTTTGATGACATTGGTCATCTTCTGAGTATACGCGTTGGGGTTCGGGAAAAACCTAACAACAACCAACAAACAAGAATTTACCTGAATCCacccaaatcaacctaaatccactaaacaggaATCAATTTTCAGAAACTTTCAGTAATAACAGGAATTATAATCAGTAAAACTAGAAATCATTAACTAGCTTTTCAAATCgatctaaatccactaaacaggaATCAATTTTCAGGAACTTTCAGCAATAATAGGAACCATGAACTTTCAGCAATAACAGGAACCATAATCATTAAAACTAGAAATCAGTAAGCAGCATTCCAAATCAACATAAATCCACTAAATAAGAATCAATTTTCAGGAACTTTCAGCAATAACAGGAACCATAATCATTAAAACTAGAAACAATATCCAGCATTCTAACCTAAATCAACTAAACTAGAAATAATTCTGGCATTTTCAGCGATAACCATAAACAGAAAATATGTGAGCATTGAACGTGATAGTTACCTCGTGCCGCCATCAGGCCAAATGCTCAACCGTACGATGGAAGGTGGTAGAGGGGCATCAGTTGGTGTCTCACTTCTGTGGCTAAACTCCGGGGCTGCGGCGGCATCCAGAGGCTGAGTCGCCGTGGACGTGGGTTGCTAAGCAGTAGGAGGCGGCATCCTCGCCGTGGATGGAGGCACGTAGTTggggttagggaccatgatgaacggTTGGTCTGCTAGACTCACAACCTGTGGTGTGATCGGGGTGGTTGGAGTAGAGGGAGAGGATCCAGAAGTCCCGGGAGTACTGGATGAAACCCTCCCTCTACCCCGACCACGACCAGCAGCCTGATCCGCAACACCTCTTCCTGTCGTCATGTCCGCATATATCAAATTATCAAACAATCTCAGCAACAATTTCTCAGCAAAACAGTCATCACCGCAGCAATTAATATAATTAGACAATTCCAAACACTTCAAGCATTCAAAATCTAATGTGGCGAGTCAAGCATAACTTAATCAATCTAAATAcactaagattagaaaactaaactgaacTAACTTTGAAACTGATTCAAAAGTAAAATTCTAATTGTACTCaaacctaaattaaattaaactaaaatttaaaaaattatctaacaATCTCAGCAACAATTTCTCAGCAAAACAGTCATCAATGCAGCAATTAACATAATTAGACAATTTCAAACACTTCAAGCATTTAAAATCTAATGTATTGAATCAAACataacttaatcaacctaaataCACTAAtattagaaaactaaactaaactaacttTTGAaactgatttaaaattaaaattttaattctactcaaacctaaactaaattaaactaaaattaaaaaattatttaacaatCTTAGCAACAATTTCTCAGCAAAACAGTCATCAATGCAAAAATTAACACAACTAGACAATTCCAAATACTTCAAGTATTCCAAATctaatgtattgaatctaacttaacttaatcaacctaaatccattaAAAGTAGAAAACTAAACTGAACTAACTTCAAAACTGATTCATAATTAATATTGAAATTCTACTCAAACCAAAACTACATTAAACTACAATTAAAGGAAGTGAAAAAGAGTTGTTCAAGAACCTGTAATGAAGAACAGAGCAAGAAATAAGGAAACACGTGGATGTTGCAGTGGTAGTCGCCGAAGTTGCTGTGGCGGCAGATGGTGGTGATggcaaaggagagagagaaagtcattggaagaaagagaagaaaaaggggTATCCGTAAAGGTATGACGGCAACGGGGAGGGACTGGCGACGGCGGTGTTCTCGGCAGCAACGGGAGAGGGCAGAAAACTGAGGTGGTGGCGATGATGTGAGAGAGAGGGTAAAGATgaagagagaaagtgtgaaattCGAAATGGGAGAGACAGCGTTCGCGCTTTCATTTAGGGTATTATTATCATTGGAGTTATCGTCGGATTCATCCGACAGTAACGTTTTCCATGTGCCCAAAATGCAGCGTTTCACTAAATATTGTTACTGTTGGATTGTCCTGCCGGTAGTAGCGCACCAAAAATTTGTTCTTTTCCCTCTAAATATTACCGTAGACGTTATCATCAAACATGTTCTGACAGTAATATTTTAGAGTGATAAATTTATTGTCAAATCTAACAAAAAATTTGTCGTTAACGTCCGACGCTAAATTTGACGAtactcaacgtttttcttgtagtaaaATTTACGTTTGATGACTTTATACAAGATAGTTATTTGTAATCTCTAAGGTTATCTttactaatttttattttaaaaattcaagCTTCACGTATTTATATTATCAACTATTTTGTAAGTACAAATggattttatttttcattctaattagAACATAAATACTAAAATGAAATAACATTGAATGACCACTTGAAAGAATtcaaaagttaatttttttaagttaactattattattttttatgatctTATAAATGTGAATTACTTTTTGAGTATATTTATTAATAACTTTATATaacattattatttattttcttattttgacTATCATTTAtcataaattaatatttgtgtttttaatttgtaaaaccattaaagtaaatactaaaaagtttaaaatttaaagtaaatGCTCAAATCCGTAATaaaatgtaattattttttatagtgTAGCAAGGAAATAAAATTTTATGACAACCTACTCCAAAGATTGCCTCTTATGTGTGTATGCATGTAAATTATGTGTTTTATAACATATGAATTGAATAATTAAGATATTtaacattattaaaaaaatattttagctaTAGGAAGTGGAAGTCATCTTACTAATTATATGAGGATCGTTACAAGATATACATTGAATATAGTTGGAAGGACCACTTTACTAATTGTTGTAGGAATCGTTACAAGAATTAAGGTTAAAATGAGATATATTTAAGTttataataaaatgatatttataaattataacaaTATATTGACGTGATAAAATTATAAGTAATTTATGTGTCAAACTTAAATATAGAATAACTTTGTTATGAGCTTTTACGTAATATAAATAGATAGATTAGACTTAGAGAATAGTATAATAAGATTTAAAGAGAGTTATTTTCTTTAAAAGACATGATAGTATTATTAGTATCTTAAGTCTCCGCTAAGTTGTTATTCTAGAACTCATACACGTCAGGAAGGCCAAATAACCAGCTTCGGATTGTTTTAGTATgtataaattgaaaaatagaaaatatttccAAAATTTATTTCATACCTGGATGTTAGCGTTTATATTAACGGTTTGTATAAATTAGACTTGTATGTTTATCATGAATTATTTAACTGAAATTGTAAATTAATACATCTATGCTGATTCCCATGTCCGTTTTGGGAAGAAAAATACTTGAAAAAAAATGATAAGATTAAACGGTTACTATTTGGCGTTAGTTATGCATAAACCAAAGTTTGTTAGTTAGGAGGGAAAAAAAACATACGCGCAACTTTTTCAGTTATTaggagaaaaaaataagaagggaaagaatCAGAGTATGCAACGGCTATATTTGTGGAAAGCCATTTTTTGCACATCTGTCATGCTGTTGAAATTCTTAACTACCCTCTTTTTTTGTTAATTAGTTAGTAGAAGAGGCAATGAGACTGCTGATTTCTAGGCCATATCCGGCTTAGTCGAATTTCAGCCGTGGCGGCCTTCAACTCTGTAGTCTCTCTAGATCTTTCTGGAAACAAAATTCATATTATTTAGTCTTCAATATGTAATGTTCTCATTTCTCTCTGtttcattatttattttgtaactaAATGTTTTGCTTATGCATGGCATGAAAACTTCAATCATTGCTTTGGATTTGTTTGCATAGGAAGCTATTTTTCCAAACTTTTGTGAAGTATTGATAAGCATATATACCGTGTTGAATTCCAGGTTTGGCAAAGATTCATAAACTTATTTGTTGAAGCCGAAGATTTACAATTGTGCATGCATTTTATTAGTTCTGATTCTCTGCATTTTGcttagaagaaaagagaaaaaaaaaactatggtTAAGATTATGCCTTCAAGGTGTTTGATGTTATGATTCTGGTTTTGCAGAGTAACTCAGGAGCCTGAATCACATAAAGCTGTTTAGATATGGAAGCTACGAGTTATGATAAATTCAATTCTGTTTGGAGTACTGATCCTCCCACAAAAAAAGGTGATTTGCGTAAAGAAACTGTAGTAACAGAACAAGGACATGGAAGCACAAACAATTCAAGCAccccttcatcatcatcattacaaTCCCAAAATCCCTTGGTACAGAATGATTCAAAAAATGACATTATAGAAGGTAATAATAATATGAGCTTCAAGAACATTGGTAGTTCTAGCACATGTCATTTATCATCCACATCTGAATCATCATCACTAAGGAATGATCCCTTAAAAGGCACAGATAGAGGTTCTAAATCTTCTAGTCAAGAATCAAACCAAGTTTCTACAAACAATTCAAGCACCCCTTCATCATTGTCATTACAATCCCAAAACCCCTTTTTGAATGATTCAAAAGATGACACTACAGAAGGTAATAATAATAAGAGCTTCAAGAATAGTGATAGTTCCAGAACATGCCATTTATCATTTACAGCTGAATCATTATCACCAAGGAATGATCCCTTAAAAGCCACATACCATGGTTGTAGATCTTCTAGCCAAGAACCGAACCAAGTTTCTACAAACAATTCAAGCACCTCTTCATCATTACAATCCCAAAACCGCTTTCTGAATGAGTCAAAAAATGATATTATAGAAGGTAATAACAAGAAGAGCTTCAAGAATATTGACAGTTCTAGCACATGGCATATATCTTCCACATCTGAACCATTATCACCAAGGAATGATCCCTTAAAAGCCATAGATCAAAGTACTAAATCTTCTAGCCAAGAACCAAACCAAGTTTCTACAAACAATTCAAGTACCCCTTCATCATCATTACCATCCCAAAACTCCTTGCAGCAGAATGGTTCAAACAATAACATTATAGAAGGTAATAATAAGAGCTTCAAGAATAGTGATAGTTCTAGCACATGCCATGTATTATCCACATCTGAACCATCATCACCAAGGAATGATCCCTTGAAAGGCACATGTCAAGGTCCTAAATCTTCTAGTGAAGAACCAAACCAAGTTTCTACAAATGCCACCAATAAAAAAACCAATGTAGACACTTCAAACTCTAGTGATGATGatgacaatgatgatgatgatcacaCACAACCAGAATCATCAGCTGCAGCTTCAAATGATGAATTTGGCTCAATGAACAAAGGGTTAGAACTAGAAATACAAAAGCCTGCAGTGCAAGTAATGGAGCGGCCAGATTTAAGCATCGATGCTAGCTCGTCTTATGTATTTCCACCACATGTGTTTGCTAAGAACACCACAAATGCCCAAGCAGATTGGAGTCTTGCCTCCAATGAATCACTTTTCAGCATTCACATGGGAAACATGAGCTTCTCACATGAATTGGCTTGTTTGAGCAGAAATGATTTTTGGATTGATACTCCTCTTGCCTCTCCTCTTGCCTCACCTCTTGCCTCACCAAGTCAACCTCAACCACCACCACTGCCACTGCAAACGCCGAGTAAATTCAACGATATAAGCCAAAGAGCTGCTGAAATACATGAAGAGAGTGCAGGAGTAAGTGAAATGGCTATTGAGACAATGAGAGAGGTTATAATGGAAACTTGTCAAAACAAACCAAATGCTACTAAACGGGGCAAAAAGAGTAAGAACACACCTGTTGTTGCTGCTGCTACTGCTTCTCAATTGTAAGTATTGTCCACTAACTACTTATTTGTTATGTGTAAATGTGGTTTGATTCACTACATGAATTAGGAAAAACTAAACTAGCTATTTAGTTCTTTAAAGATATATGGGATATGTGACATCAAATTAGTCCATGAAAGATTTCTAATATTAGTTTATTCGTTTGAAAAATGTATATTTGACATCAGTTTATTCCCTGAACAATATATTCACATTGATTTGTGTTTTGGAATATTATTGACAATGGTTATTCCATGAAAAAGATATTTGACAGACTTTGATCTTAAAAGATGCACCTGACATCAAATAAATTAATGAATTTGACACTAGTACATGAATTTTTAGAAATGTATATATTTTGGTGACTAAATTGATGTTTTAAATCTTTTGTACAACAAAATGGTGCCATACCTATCTTTAAGAGAAATAAGTATTATTAACAAAAACTTTTATTCTGAAATTCCTATGGAGATTGTAGAGAAATGAGCtgacactcttttttcttttttgggttCAATGTGAAGATCAACCGATCAAGATCAAAATGTAGCATCTAAGAGCACTGATGAGAATGCAGATAAAACTGTGGCAAGTAACGGTGCTATGGggaagcagcaacaacaacaacaaacatCAAATGCATTTTATCAATCACCAAAGCCAATGAAAGCATCTAGGGATGCTGAGGAGGAGAATCAAAAGAAACAAGAAGCACCAAATGTAGTTGAGGATAACTCCTCAAATCCACAAACCATAAAGAACCCTCCTAAAGCAGGAGGAGGAGGATGGCTGTCTTGCTTCCTATGTTGTTGTCATTAAAAGTAATTAATATTCCAAAGTTCTTGGTGGCTTCTTCTGGCCAAAACCACATACTATTCCTCTATTCTAATCTTGTCCAAGCTAGTTTAAATTCACTAGCATTGCAGAGTAGCCTTAGCTAGTATGTTGTACATCTTAGTTGAGAAAATCAGAGATGAATTTCACTGATTTTAGCATTGTATATAGGGTTGTTAGTTCATGATTGTACTATTAATCAGGAGTGTTTAGGAACTCCATTGGTGAGGTTGTGCATAATTGTATTGCATGCTCTCTAAACTTCTTGTTGAGTTGTTGAAATGCCTCTTATTTAAAGAGAAACTAGATAATAAAGAagaaacaaaatataatttaatgGACTCCAAATTTGAAAACACTGCAGATAAGATAGTTAGCTTATACATGAAAACTGAAAAAATGGTTCCAACCATTAAGGGGAACTAGCAGTTGACCCGCGCCTCCGCCTAATGTCAATCGTTTGAAATAgcacaaaaaatttgaaaatatttgacCCTGTAATGTAATTCTTATTTGATGAAAAAGAAATGTTCACATTGATTTTCATTAGAATATTACATTCCAAAGCCAACATTGCACAAAATTACCTAAAGATGATTTTGATTCACAGCCACCATTGCCTCAATATCCCCATATGAGCTAATACGAAAGGGATTGTATACGAACGTGTTATTGGGACTACGTTGATAAAAAATTGTTCGTACCCTAGTCCAAATAATTTAGGATTGCAGACTCATTAAGGGTTGGATCATTCTAAGAACAACCCGTTAATCCTAGAGATCCAATCTAATAGGATTATAGATCTACTAACCCGACTTATTGAAGTATGGGTTCTGTAACTCCCGACCAACCCGACTTGTGCAACAAGCAAAGTCTTGTCTCCTCACT is from Arachis ipaensis cultivar K30076 chromosome B01, Araip1.1, whole genome shotgun sequence and encodes:
- the LOC107611551 gene encoding uncharacterized protein DDB_G0283357, which encodes MEATSYDKFNSVWSTDPPTKKGDLRKETVVTEQGHGSTNNSSTPSSSSLQSQNPLVQNDSKNDIIEGNNNMSFKNIGSSSTCHLSSTSESSSLRNDPLKGTDRGSKSSSQESNQVSTNNSSTPSSLSLQSQNPFLNDSKDDTTEGNNNKSFKNSDSSRTCHLSFTAESLSPRNDPLKATYHGCRSSSQEPNQVSTNNSSTSSSLQSQNRFLNESKNDIIEGNNKKSFKNIDSSSTWHISSTSEPLSPRNDPLKAIDQSTKSSSQEPNQVSTNNSSTPSSSLPSQNSLQQNGSNNNIIEGNNKSFKNSDSSSTCHVLSTSEPSSPRNDPLKGTCQGPKSSSEEPNQVSTNATNKKTNVDTSNSSDDDDNDDDDHTQPESSAAASNDEFGSMNKGLELEIQKPAVQVMERPDLSIDASSSYVFPPHVFAKNTTNAQADWSLASNESLFSIHMGNMSFSHELACLSRNDFWIDTPLASPLASPLASPSQPQPPPLPLQTPSKFNDISQRAAEIHEESAGVSEMAIETMREVIMETCQNKPNATKRGKKSKNTPVVAAATASQLSTDQDQNVASKSTDENADKTVASNGAMGKQQQQQQTSNAFYQSPKPMKASRDAEEENQKKQEAPNVVEDNSSNPQTIKNPPKAGGGGWLSCFLCCCH